Proteins from one Crocosphaera sp. UHCC 0190 genomic window:
- a CDS encoding eIF2A-related protein produces the protein MNLTTQESYNYKVGGSLAFDHPTYVERQADKDLLTALNLGKFCYVFNCRQMGKSSLRVRAMHQLQDLGMSCASVDITSLGSDLSQKQWYSGIITQLFLGFNLVGKVNLKVWLREREELSGVQKFSQFLEEVLLVHCPGEKVYIFIDEIDKVLSLKFSLDDFFTLIRFFYNQRAENPKFERLVFSLFGVATPSDLIQDKTQTPFNIGQPIELTGFTPEEIEPLAPGLSPISPHPLAVLKAVVNWTGGQPFLTQKLCNLLLINSAIIPPGQEDKWVENFVKLSIIENWESQDEPVHLKTIRDRLFRNEKRAGRLLGMYQQILQQEFLETDESPEQTELRLSGLVVKRNGHLVVYNPIYKNVFNQKWVSKELEKIRPYSEMFTAWLNSNYEDDSRLLRGQALKDALGWAMDKSLSNLDYKYLTESQNLDKREAEFNLAAQQQANEILTQANQKAQRMIRLGIGILAVSLLGATIAFTQAKSAFQKQKEAQMGTQLEQTGDSAWRQFEFEQLEGLVSAMEAGQKLKTLVEDRRLLADYPATSPILALEQILDRIQEKNKLTGHQDAVNSVNFSPDGRWIATASSDGTVRLWDSQGRQKALLTGHEGNIYGVVFSPDSQHIATAAQDDTARVWDLNGKQLAILKGHTASVYSVTFSRDGQRIATTSRDETARIWDLQGRQLAILKGHKKSVDDVAFSPDGQFVATASRDGTAKLWDSQGKLLKSLQYDAIPFYSISFSPDGQLIATGAKDGKIRIWDKQGNLRLTLEGHQELVNSVVFSRDGQWIVSGSSDGTARLWNTQGQEVAILRGHQDPVYDVAINATASRLATASSDGTVKLWELNKANEQGFDTLNNYLTSADFSQDGKLLAIADESGMVYLWNLQGKKIQQFEAHGSGVNTISISPDGQTIATSASNGSVRLWDLQGKLLGELNDNTVRVYSISFSPDGQKLAIANRSGGVWLWNIQKKPYQLIKHFTAHDDSIYQIIFSPDGQNIATGSADGTAKLWDLQGQLLQTFTGHQDRINSLSFSPDGQYFLTASKDSTAKLWNLKGELLNTLKSDLFPISRVAFSPSGDYIITASRDGTVRLWDKQGNLHTKMKGHQESVESLQFSPDNQQILTIARDGMVKVWPVEEEFARLNSLLDQGCHWLHDYLVTRPQEQEKLSSCFNQISEP, from the coding sequence ATGAATTTAACAACCCAAGAATCTTATAATTATAAAGTCGGTGGAAGTCTCGCTTTTGATCATCCAACTTATGTCGAACGTCAAGCAGATAAAGACCTATTGACTGCCTTAAACTTGGGTAAGTTTTGCTATGTTTTTAATTGTCGTCAGATGGGAAAATCGAGCTTGAGGGTGCGAGCAATGCACCAATTACAAGACCTAGGAATGAGTTGTGCCTCAGTTGATATTACCAGTTTAGGCAGCGATTTAAGCCAAAAACAATGGTACAGTGGCATTATTACTCAATTATTTTTAGGTTTTAATTTAGTTGGGAAAGTTAACTTAAAAGTCTGGTTGCGGGAACGGGAGGAGTTATCAGGAGTTCAAAAATTCAGTCAGTTTTTGGAAGAAGTTTTATTAGTTCATTGTCCGGGAGAAAAGGTTTATATTTTTATTGATGAAATTGATAAGGTTCTCAGTTTAAAATTTTCTTTAGATGACTTTTTTACCTTAATTCGTTTTTTTTATAATCAAAGAGCAGAAAATCCCAAATTTGAAAGATTAGTCTTTTCTTTATTTGGTGTAGCGACTCCTTCAGACTTAATTCAAGACAAAACTCAAACCCCTTTTAATATCGGACAACCCATAGAATTAACAGGATTTACCCCAGAAGAAATTGAACCCCTTGCCCCAGGTTTAAGCCCCATTAGTCCCCATCCTCTGGCAGTATTAAAAGCCGTTGTAAATTGGACAGGAGGACAGCCATTCTTAACTCAAAAATTATGTAATTTATTGTTAATTAATTCTGCCATTATTCCCCCAGGACAAGAAGACAAATGGGTCGAAAATTTTGTCAAATTATCTATTATTGAAAATTGGGAATCTCAAGATGAACCCGTTCACCTCAAAACCATTCGAGATCGACTTTTTAGGAATGAAAAACGGGCCGGAAGACTCCTGGGAATGTATCAACAAATTTTACAACAAGAATTCTTGGAAACCGATGAAAGTCCAGAACAAACAGAATTAAGATTATCAGGATTAGTAGTCAAACGCAATGGTCATTTAGTGGTTTATAATCCTATTTATAAAAACGTTTTTAATCAAAAATGGGTCAGTAAAGAACTAGAAAAAATTCGTCCCTATTCAGAAATGTTTACCGCTTGGCTCAATTCCAATTATGAAGATGATTCCCGTTTATTGCGGGGACAAGCTCTTAAAGATGCTCTCGGTTGGGCCATGGATAAAAGTTTAAGTAACTTAGATTATAAATACTTAACTGAAAGCCAAAACTTAGATAAACGAGAAGCCGAATTCAATCTCGCCGCCCAACAACAAGCCAATGAAATCTTAACCCAAGCCAATCAAAAAGCCCAACGCATGATCCGCTTAGGAATCGGCATATTAGCCGTTTCTTTGCTGGGTGCGACCATTGCCTTTACCCAAGCAAAATCAGCCTTTCAGAAGCAAAAAGAAGCGCAAATGGGGACACAATTAGAACAGACTGGGGATAGTGCTTGGCGACAATTTGAATTTGAACAACTGGAAGGGTTAGTCTCTGCCATGGAAGCAGGTCAAAAATTGAAAACCTTAGTGGAAGATCGGCGACTTTTAGCAGATTATCCCGCTACTAGCCCCATTTTAGCCCTAGAGCAAATTCTTGATCGCATTCAAGAAAAAAATAAACTCACGGGCCATCAAGATGCGGTAAATAGCGTCAATTTTAGCCCAGATGGTCGCTGGATAGCCACTGCTTCCAGTGACGGTACTGTACGTCTTTGGGACAGTCAAGGACGGCAAAAAGCCCTATTAACGGGTCATGAAGGCAATATTTATGGGGTTGTCTTTAGTCCTGATAGTCAACATATTGCCACCGCGGCTCAAGATGATACAGCTAGGGTGTGGGACTTGAACGGCAAACAATTGGCTATCCTCAAAGGCCATACAGCCTCGGTTTATAGTGTTACCTTTAGTCGAGATGGTCAACGTATTGCCACCACCTCACGGGATGAAACCGCGAGAATTTGGGACTTACAAGGACGACAACTGGCTATCTTAAAAGGTCATAAAAAATCCGTGGATGATGTGGCTTTTAGTCCTGATGGTCAATTTGTGGCTACTGCTTCACGGGATGGTACAGCAAAATTATGGGATAGCCAAGGAAAATTGCTTAAAAGCTTACAATACGACGCAATTCCTTTCTATAGCATCAGTTTTAGTCCTGATGGTCAACTTATTGCTACAGGGGCGAAGGATGGTAAGATCAGAATTTGGGATAAACAGGGAAATTTGCGCTTAACATTGGAAGGTCATCAAGAATTAGTCAATAGTGTGGTTTTTAGTCGAGATGGTCAGTGGATAGTCAGTGGATCAAGTGATGGTACCGCTAGACTCTGGAATACTCAAGGGCAAGAGGTGGCCATATTAAGGGGACATCAAGATCCTGTCTATGATGTGGCTATTAATGCGACGGCAAGCCGTTTGGCCACCGCTTCGAGTGATGGAACGGTTAAATTATGGGAACTCAATAAGGCAAATGAGCAAGGCTTTGATACCCTCAATAATTATCTTACCAGTGCGGATTTTTCTCAGGATGGTAAATTATTAGCGATCGCTGATGAAAGTGGTATGGTTTATCTCTGGAATTTACAGGGGAAAAAAATACAACAATTTGAAGCTCATGGTAGTGGAGTTAATACGATTAGTATTAGTCCTGATGGTCAAACAATTGCTACTTCTGCTAGTAATGGAAGCGTTAGATTATGGGATTTACAAGGTAAATTATTAGGGGAATTAAATGACAATACAGTTAGGGTTTATAGTATTAGTTTTAGTCCTGATGGTCAAAAATTAGCGATCGCTAATCGCTCAGGAGGAGTTTGGTTATGGAATATTCAGAAAAAACCCTATCAATTAATTAAGCATTTTACGGCTCATGATGATAGCATTTATCAGATAATATTTAGTCCTGATGGTCAAAATATAGCTACAGGATCAGCCGATGGTACTGCTAAATTATGGGATTTACAAGGCCAGCTTTTACAAACTTTTACAGGACATCAAGATCGGATCAATTCCTTAAGCTTTAGTCCTGATGGCCAGTATTTCTTAACAGCATCTAAGGATAGTACCGCTAAATTATGGAACTTAAAAGGGGAACTATTAAACACCCTGAAAAGTGATTTATTTCCTATCTCCCGTGTCGCATTTAGTCCCAGTGGTGACTATATAATTACGGCTTCACGGGATGGTACAGTAAGATTGTGGGATAAACAAGGAAATCTTCATACTAAGATGAAAGGCCATCAAGAATCTGTGGAAAGTTTACAATTTAGTCCTGATAATCAACAAATACTTACTATCGCTAGAGATGGCATGGTAAAAGTGTGGCCAGTAGAAGAAGAATTTGCCCGCTTAAACTCACTTTTAGACCAAGGATGTCATTGGTTACATGATTATTTAGTCACCCGTCCCCAAGAACAAGAAAAATTATCCAGTTGTTTTAATCAAATATCTGAACCTTAA
- a CDS encoding bifunctional aldolase/short-chain dehydrogenase — MKSLWNEQDAAKYPTELALRVYTSRLLGQDPSLVLHGGGNTSVKIRQTNLVGETAEILYVKGSGWDLATIEEGGFSGVKMPHLLKLAKLTALSDSQMVNELKTQMIQPNGPSPSVETILHAILPYKYVDHTHADAVVTITNTAEGRQRIQDIYGDRVVIIPYIMPGFDLARLCAQEFAAQRGDNTIGMVLMNHGIFSFGETAQESYQGMIELVSQAEDYLKKHDAWNIPQTPVTVPQTPLSHTLAELRYQVSKAAGFPLILALHQSPKTLRFAQRDDIQTISQQGPATPDHVIRTKRLPLLGRDVQGYVTAYQDYFKTHLAQAKETKTMLDAAPRVILDPELGLGAIGQNAKAAAIVADIYDHTIDIIQRATELEGYEALPSQDIFDVEYWELEQAKLAKGGKPPVFAGEVALVTGAASGIGKACVESLLKRGAAVIALDINGEITQLHKRPDFCGIPCDLTDETAIKQALEQGIRQFGGIDMMILNAGIFPPACRIENLSTEQWRRIMNINLDANLVLMREVHPFLKLAPKGGRIVVIGSKNVPAPGPGVAAYSASKAALNQLTRVAALEWGKDKIRLNSIHPNGVFDTGIWTEEVLEARAKHYGLTVQEYKTNNVLKEEVTSQDVAELAASMCDGLFSKITAAQIPLDGGNERVI, encoded by the coding sequence ATGAAAAGTTTGTGGAATGAGCAAGATGCGGCTAAATATCCCACAGAGTTAGCCTTAAGAGTATATACTTCCCGATTATTAGGACAAGATCCCTCATTAGTCTTACATGGTGGGGGCAATACTTCGGTTAAAATTCGTCAAACTAACTTAGTTGGGGAAACGGCAGAAATTCTCTATGTTAAAGGCAGTGGTTGGGATTTAGCTACCATCGAAGAAGGGGGATTTTCTGGGGTAAAAATGCCCCATTTGCTGAAATTAGCCAAACTTACGGCATTATCAGACTCCCAGATGGTCAATGAACTAAAAACACAGATGATCCAGCCTAATGGCCCATCTCCCTCCGTTGAAACCATTCTCCATGCCATCTTACCCTACAAATATGTAGATCATACCCACGCGGATGCGGTTGTTACCATCACCAATACAGCAGAAGGAAGACAGAGAATACAGGACATTTACGGCGATCGCGTCGTCATTATCCCCTACATTATGCCAGGCTTTGACCTTGCTCGTCTCTGCGCCCAAGAATTTGCTGCCCAAAGGGGAGATAATACGATTGGCATGGTATTAATGAATCATGGTATCTTTTCCTTTGGAGAAACCGCCCAAGAATCCTACCAAGGGATGATTGAGTTAGTCTCTCAAGCAGAAGACTATCTAAAAAAACATGATGCTTGGAATATTCCTCAAACTCCCGTAACTGTCCCCCAAACCCCCCTAAGTCACACTTTAGCGGAGTTGCGTTATCAAGTCTCAAAAGCTGCAGGGTTTCCCCTCATATTGGCCCTACATCAAAGCCCAAAAACCCTAAGATTTGCCCAAAGAGACGATATTCAGACCATTTCCCAACAAGGCCCCGCCACTCCCGATCACGTTATTCGCACCAAACGCTTACCCCTATTGGGACGGGATGTACAGGGATATGTAACCGCTTATCAAGACTACTTTAAGACTCATCTGGCCCAAGCTAAAGAGACGAAAACGATGCTTGATGCTGCCCCTAGGGTAATTTTAGACCCAGAATTAGGATTAGGTGCGATCGGACAAAATGCCAAAGCAGCGGCCATTGTTGCTGATATTTATGACCATACCATTGATATTATCCAACGAGCCACCGAATTAGAAGGATATGAAGCCTTACCCTCCCAGGATATCTTTGATGTGGAATATTGGGAACTCGAACAAGCAAAATTAGCCAAAGGGGGAAAACCTCCCGTTTTTGCAGGGGAAGTAGCCCTAGTTACGGGGGCCGCTTCGGGTATTGGCAAAGCTTGTGTAGAGTCCCTATTAAAACGAGGGGCCGCAGTGATAGCACTAGATATTAACGGGGAAATTACCCAGTTACATAAACGCCCTGATTTTTGTGGTATCCCTTGCGATCTTACCGATGAAACCGCCATTAAACAAGCCTTAGAGCAGGGAATTAGACAGTTTGGGGGTATTGATATGATGATCCTCAATGCGGGCATTTTCCCCCCGGCCTGTCGAATAGAAAACCTTTCAACGGAACAATGGCGACGCATTATGAATATTAATCTTGATGCTAATTTAGTTTTAATGCGGGAGGTACACCCCTTCCTAAAATTAGCTCCCAAAGGCGGTAGAATCGTGGTGATTGGCTCGAAAAACGTGCCGGCCCCCGGCCCAGGAGTTGCAGCCTATTCTGCCTCAAAAGCGGCGTTAAATCAGTTAACCCGTGTGGCTGCTTTAGAATGGGGTAAGGATAAGATTCGCCTCAATTCTATTCATCCTAACGGGGTCTTTGATACGGGTATTTGGACAGAAGAAGTATTAGAGGCGCGGGCCAAACATTATGGTTTGACAGTGCAAGAATATAAAACCAATAATGTGTTAAAAGAAGAAGTTACAAGTCAAGATGTGGCGGAATTAGCTGCCTCAATGTGTGATGGGTTATTTAGTAAGATAACCGCGGCCCAAATTCCTTTAGATGGGGGAAATGAACGAGTTATTTAA
- a CDS encoding short-chain dehydrogenase, translating to MYTNQSPSMFDTLEGYENFVNELLEKETSLTVDPLLDWEDAIRSHNFLLKSVEN from the coding sequence ATGTATACAAACCAATCACCATCAATGTTTGATACTTTAGAAGGATACGAAAATTTTGTCAATGAATTACTGGAAAAAGAAACCAGTCTAACCGTCGATCCTTTGCTAGACTGGGAAGATGCCATTCGTAGCCATAATTTCCTCTTAAAATCAGTTGAAAACTAA
- the phnC gene encoding phosphonate ABC transporter ATP-binding protein: MIRLDNLGVTYQDGTVALQNISLEFTEGEFTVILGSSGAGKSTLLRCINFLTYPTSGQVISQTLGVLNHPKILRKHRQRTGMIFQQHQLIPRQTALKNVLIGRLAYHSTLRSFFPLPKKDQYIALNCLARVGLLEKALTPVNSLSGGQQQRVGIARALAQQPRFLLADEPVASLDPNTAHQVLSNLRQICQEDGIGTLVSLHQIDLALDYADRIIGLANGTIVFDGSSSDIRPEQLAKIYQVSSP, encoded by the coding sequence ATGATTCGACTCGACAACCTTGGGGTAACATATCAAGATGGAACCGTAGCACTCCAAAACATTTCCCTTGAATTTACGGAGGGAGAATTTACGGTGATTTTAGGATCTTCTGGTGCGGGAAAATCTACTTTATTACGCTGTATAAACTTTCTGACTTATCCCACCAGTGGTCAAGTGATTTCTCAAACTTTAGGGGTTTTAAATCACCCTAAAATTTTACGGAAACACCGTCAAAGGACAGGGATGATTTTTCAACAGCATCAATTAATTCCCCGACAAACTGCCCTCAAAAATGTGTTAATTGGTCGCTTAGCTTATCATTCTACCCTGAGAAGCTTCTTTCCCTTGCCCAAAAAAGATCAATATATTGCCTTAAATTGTTTAGCAAGAGTTGGGTTATTAGAAAAAGCCTTAACCCCTGTCAATTCTCTAAGTGGAGGACAACAACAACGGGTAGGAATTGCCCGCGCTTTAGCCCAACAACCACGCTTTTTATTGGCAGATGAACCCGTTGCTAGTTTAGATCCTAATACTGCCCATCAAGTATTATCAAATTTACGGCAAATTTGTCAAGAAGATGGCATCGGGACATTAGTTAGTTTACACCAAATTGACCTCGCCTTAGACTATGCCGATCGCATTATTGGGTTAGCTAATGGTACTATTGTCTTTGATGGTAGTTCTTCAGACATCAGACCTGAACAACTGGCAAAAATTTATCAGGTTTCATCCCCTTAA
- the phnD gene encoding phosphate/phosphite/phosphonate ABC transporter substrate-binding protein: protein MLSPKLNKQLTSVILLGLLTLVGCSGSKEQVSNVDSESTKAETKANPQKLIIALLPDEAAATVIQNNKGLETYLENKLNKDVELFVSTDYSSMIEAASKGRLDLAYFGPLSYVLAKTKSNMEAFAALSKDGKTTYKAVVIGNAEQGIDSYEKIKGKTMAYGDQASTSSHLIPKSMLTEKGLKPGENYEEVFVGAHDAVAVAVQNGKAQAGGLSEPIFTTLIEQGTIDKNKVIVIGESQPYSQYPWTMRADLDPELKTKIKQAFLELNDENVLKPFKAEGFKSVEDKDYDGIRKLGKVLDLDFEKLSK from the coding sequence ATGTTAAGTCCAAAGCTGAATAAACAATTGACCAGTGTTATTTTATTGGGATTACTAACTTTAGTAGGTTGTAGTGGTTCTAAGGAACAAGTTTCTAATGTTGATAGTGAATCTACAAAAGCTGAGACTAAAGCAAATCCTCAGAAATTAATTATTGCTTTATTACCTGATGAAGCAGCAGCAACCGTAATTCAAAATAATAAAGGACTAGAAACTTATTTAGAAAATAAACTCAATAAAGACGTTGAATTATTTGTCAGTACGGATTATTCCTCAATGATTGAAGCAGCTAGTAAAGGGCGATTAGATTTAGCTTATTTTGGGCCTTTATCCTATGTTTTAGCGAAAACAAAGAGTAATATGGAAGCCTTTGCTGCCTTATCAAAAGATGGAAAAACAACCTATAAAGCGGTAGTTATTGGTAATGCTGAACAAGGAATTGATTCCTATGAAAAAATCAAAGGAAAAACCATGGCCTATGGGGATCAAGCTTCTACTTCTAGTCATTTAATCCCCAAGTCAATGTTAACGGAAAAAGGACTAAAACCAGGGGAAAATTATGAAGAGGTATTTGTGGGGGCCCATGATGCTGTCGCAGTTGCTGTACAGAATGGAAAAGCCCAAGCTGGAGGATTAAGTGAACCCATTTTTACCACATTAATTGAACAGGGAACCATTGATAAAAACAAGGTAATTGTGATTGGTGAATCTCAACCTTATTCCCAATATCCTTGGACAATGCGAGCCGATTTAGACCCTGAATTAAAAACAAAAATTAAGCAAGCATTTCTAGAATTAAATGATGAAAATGTCCTTAAACCATTTAAAGCGGAGGGATTTAAGTCAGTTGAAGATAAAGATTATGATGGGATTAGAAAGTTAGGAAAAGTGCTTGATCTTGATTTTGAAAAGCTCAGTAAATAG
- the phnE gene encoding phosphonate ABC transporter, permease protein PhnE, translating into MISNTDKFESLLRQQQRIWYNSLSKILIIIGIILISFGVVGLFDGQRLSEGIPDLIDMIREMLPPDFSRALNWIKPLIDTMAMSIAGTGIAIVMSLFIALGAAHNTTPHFSIYWLSRMILNIARAIPELILGILFVAAVGFGTLPGVLALGFHSVGMVGKFFAESIEHTDKEPIEAARAAGANQLQIIFHSIIPQVLPQILDVTCYRWEYNFRASMVLGAVGAGGIGFEIIGALRLLKYQEVSALLLVVLMMVTLVDSFSNYLRQQLSE; encoded by the coding sequence ATGATAAGCAATACAGATAAATTTGAAAGTTTACTCAGGCAACAACAAAGAATCTGGTACAATTCCCTAAGCAAAATTTTGATAATCATAGGAATTATTTTGATTAGTTTTGGGGTCGTTGGTTTATTCGATGGACAACGATTATCGGAGGGAATTCCTGATTTAATTGACATGATTAGAGAAATGTTACCCCCAGATTTTAGTCGTGCTTTAAACTGGATTAAACCTTTAATTGATACCATGGCCATGAGTATTGCAGGTACAGGGATAGCCATTGTTATGTCCTTGTTTATAGCCTTGGGTGCGGCTCATAATACAACCCCCCATTTTTCCATTTATTGGCTATCAAGAATGATTCTAAATATAGCGCGAGCAATTCCTGAATTGATCCTAGGAATTTTATTTGTCGCTGCAGTTGGGTTTGGCACACTTCCTGGGGTATTAGCATTAGGATTTCATTCGGTAGGTATGGTGGGAAAATTTTTTGCAGAATCCATAGAACATACAGATAAAGAACCTATTGAAGCAGCAAGAGCCGCCGGAGCTAATCAATTACAAATCATTTTTCATAGCATTATTCCCCAAGTTTTACCCCAGATTCTTGATGTTACTTGTTATCGATGGGAGTATAATTTTCGAGCATCAATGGTATTAGGAGCAGTAGGAGCAGGTGGCATCGGATTTGAGATAATTGGGGCATTACGTTTATTAAAGTACCAAGAAGTTTCTGCCCTGTTATTGGTAGTCTTAATGATGGTTACTTTAGTCGATAGTTTCAGTAACTATTTACGTCAACAATTAAGTGAATAG
- a CDS encoding phosphonate dehydrogenase, translating into MIPKAKVVITHWIHDEVIDYLSQTCEVITNQTQDTLPREEIIKRTKDAEALMVFMPDCIDSEFLEACPQLKVIAGALRGYDNFDVEACTKRRIWFTIVPDLLAAPTAELTIGLLIGLGRRMLEGDHLIRSGQFQGWKPQLYSTGLLHKTLGIVGMGKLGKALAKRLVGFEMNLVYTDPIPLSVYQETAWKISRVSFEELLNYSDYMVLAVPLIPNTYHLINQDSLAHMKPQSFIINPCRGSVVDEKAIAAAIESGQLGGYAADVFEMEDWAIAERPQEICETLRTDNRHTFFTPHLGSAVEEIRRDIAWEAATNILQVLSGKMPQGGINLTSETS; encoded by the coding sequence ATGATACCCAAAGCAAAAGTTGTTATTACCCATTGGATTCATGATGAAGTAATTGACTATTTAAGTCAAACTTGTGAAGTCATTACCAATCAAACGCAGGACACTTTACCCCGTGAAGAAATTATCAAAAGAACAAAAGATGCTGAGGCATTAATGGTATTTATGCCTGATTGTATTGACTCAGAATTTTTAGAGGCTTGTCCCCAATTAAAAGTAATTGCAGGAGCCTTAAGAGGTTATGATAATTTTGATGTAGAAGCTTGTACAAAACGAAGAATTTGGTTTACTATTGTTCCTGATTTATTGGCAGCACCGACAGCAGAATTAACCATTGGATTATTGATTGGCTTAGGGCGAAGAATGTTAGAAGGCGATCACTTAATTCGTAGTGGTCAATTTCAGGGATGGAAACCTCAATTATACAGTACCGGATTGTTACATAAAACCCTCGGTATTGTCGGCATGGGAAAATTAGGAAAAGCCTTAGCCAAACGCTTAGTAGGCTTTGAGATGAACTTAGTTTATACTGACCCCATACCTTTATCTGTCTATCAAGAAACTGCCTGGAAAATTTCGAGAGTATCCTTTGAAGAACTCTTAAATTATAGTGATTATATGGTGTTAGCTGTGCCATTAATTCCTAATACTTATCATCTGATTAATCAAGATAGTTTAGCCCACATGAAACCCCAAAGTTTTATTATTAATCCTTGTCGGGGTTCCGTCGTTGATGAAAAAGCGATTGCTGCTGCCATTGAATCGGGACAATTAGGGGGATATGCTGCTGATGTATTTGAGATGGAAGATTGGGCAATTGCTGAGCGTCCCCAAGAAATTTGTGAAACTTTAAGAACTGATAACCGTCATACATTTTTTACCCCCCATCTTGGCTCAGCCGTTGAGGAAATACGCCGGGATATTGCCTGGGAAGCGGCCACAAATATCCTGCAAGTTTTATCAGGGAAAATGCCTCAAGGGGGGATTAACTTAACCTCGGAAACGAGTTAA
- a CDS encoding HdeA family protein, with product MKLMKKVWGILVLTAIVSELAIMPGYAQENAEDTKVDLSKVSCRELLKMPGEDKRLTLVFFHGFISAKKNQMMVDSIALREATNQVTDYCIDNPDATLMSAFEKYR from the coding sequence ATGAAATTAATGAAAAAAGTTTGGGGAATTCTAGTATTAACTGCCATCGTTAGTGAACTGGCAATCATGCCCGGTTATGCCCAAGAAAATGCGGAAGATACCAAAGTTGATTTGAGTAAAGTTAGCTGTCGAGAACTTCTAAAAATGCCAGGGGAAGACAAACGACTAACCCTAGTATTTTTTCATGGATTTATCAGTGCTAAAAAGAATCAAATGATGGTCGATAGCATTGCCTTACGAGAAGCAACCAATCAAGTAACAGATTATTGTATTGATAATCCTGATGCAACCTTAATGAGTGCCTTTGAGAAATATCGTTAG
- a CDS encoding GNAT family N-acetyltransferase, whose product MNWCGLSSFLSHASELGEIPVKGSQTTIRKAQLQDVKKLAEVLTQSFHPHSGRLSVLQPLLQLSVSEDLRSRLRTAAPHYCCLVAIEIMPTVTGEPEKVIGTIELTLKTGLNTHYPYISNLAVLQSHRRQGVARHLLLKCEQIAWEWGYKTLNLHVLDNNDAAKQLYLASGYQLLENELSWQNWLFQSPRRLLLQKTLTIHEGETCDVRP is encoded by the coding sequence GTGAATTGGTGTGGGTTATCATCTTTTTTGTCTCATGCTTCTGAGTTAGGGGAAATCCCCGTCAAGGGGTCTCAAACCACTATCAGAAAAGCCCAATTACAGGATGTGAAAAAACTTGCTGAGGTGCTAACCCAAAGTTTTCATCCCCATTCAGGACGGTTGTCTGTGTTACAACCCTTGTTACAATTAAGCGTCTCTGAAGATCTGCGATCGCGCTTACGGACTGCTGCGCCTCATTATTGCTGTTTAGTCGCCATTGAAATTATGCCAACCGTAACGGGAGAACCGGAAAAGGTCATTGGTACTATCGAGTTAACCCTGAAAACAGGATTGAATACCCATTACCCTTACATTAGTAATTTAGCGGTACTTCAGAGTCATCGACGACAGGGAGTAGCCCGTCATTTACTGCTGAAATGTGAACAAATTGCCTGGGAATGGGGATATAAAACCCTAAATCTCCATGTTTTAGACAATAACGATGCCGCCAAACAACTCTATCTTGCCAGTGGTTATCAACTGTTAGAAAACGAACTCAGTTGGCAAAATTGGCTCTTTCAAAGTCCACGACGGTTATTGTTACAAAAAACCCTAACCATTCATGAGGGAGAAACCTGCGATGTCAGACCCTGA
- the grxC gene encoding glutaredoxin 3, whose amino-acid sequence MLNFLDSLLGRHPEKIKAKVEIYTWQTCPFCIRAKFLLWWKGVNFTEYKIDGDEVAREKMAQRANGKRTVPQIFINDQHIGGCDDIYRLNGEEKLDSLFSQVISVK is encoded by the coding sequence ATGTTGAATTTCCTGGATTCTCTGTTGGGTCGTCATCCTGAAAAGATTAAAGCTAAGGTAGAAATCTATACTTGGCAAACTTGTCCTTTTTGTATTCGCGCTAAATTTTTACTCTGGTGGAAAGGGGTTAATTTTACGGAATATAAGATAGATGGGGATGAAGTTGCTAGGGAAAAAATGGCACAACGGGCTAACGGAAAAAGAACCGTTCCGCAGATTTTTATTAATGATCAACATATTGGAGGTTGTGATGATATTTATCGTCTTAACGGTGAAGAAAAGTTAGATTCTCTTTTTTCACAAGTAATAAGTGTTAAGTAA